From the Plectropomus leopardus isolate mb chromosome 18, YSFRI_Pleo_2.0, whole genome shotgun sequence genome, one window contains:
- the LOC121958157 gene encoding kelch-like protein 10 has translation MSDHHESSNKSNSVCNDLRLEGTFCDAIIKVEDIEFPVHRIVLCQCSSYFIALFKRWATPDKKIFDIPGLSPDMMQLIIEFAYSGSVSVTEDNVQELLHAADQLNVMDVVQTCCNFLGEHLCPENCVGIFHLTNIIFHSELQRKAYRYIIDHFEEVVYTEEFLQLSVQELTGIIERDDLNVRLESTVYEAILRWISHKPAERNGYIAELLYKVRLALLSLDYFTINVMSNVLVQNNAECLSRVREAHITLQRIRANRTSLSRLCSPLARPRLPNAILLSIGGWSGGDPTNGIEAYDIRADYWINVTNNHERPRAYHGTAFLNGDLYCVGGFDRAEHFNSVRRFDLSSHTWHEVASMYYRRCYVSVTVLSGCIYAMGGYDGHTRLSTAERYRPETNQWSLIAPMHELRSDASCTTLNNKVYICGGFNGNECLQTAECYSPETNQWTMISPMNSRRSGIGVIAYADHVYAVGGFDGTVRLQSAEAYNPRTDTWQDVASMLTPRSNFGIEVLDNLLFVAGGFNGYTTSYNVEYYDAITDEWNEACDMDIYRSALSCCVVSGLPNTVDYVIPRNALQFFRTGDEDESGEFVDAEDVV, from the exons AGCTCTCTTTAAACGCTGGGCAACTCCAGACAAAAAGATCTTTGACATACCGGGCTTATCTCCTGACATGATGCAGCTCATCATTGAGTTTGCTTACAGTGGCTCTGTTTCTGTGACTGAGGACAACGTACAGGAGCTGCTGCATGCAGCCGATCAGCTCAACGTAATGGACGTTGTGCAAACTTGCTGCAACTTCCTGGGAGAGCATCTCTGCCCTGAGAACTGCGTCGGCATCTTTCATCTCACCAACATCATCTTCCACTCCGAATTGCAGCGCAAGGCCTACCGCTACATCATTGATCACTTTGAGGAAGTTGTTTACACTGAAGAGTTCCTACAGCTGTCTGTGCAGGAACTCACTGGCATCATTGAACGAGACGACCTCAATGTGAGACTGGAGAGCACTGTGTATGAGGCCATCCTGCGCTGGATCTCCCACAAACCTGCGGAGAGAAACGGATACATTGCTGAGCTCCTGTATAAG GTCCGCTTGGCCTTGTTGAGTCTGGACTATTTTACCATCAATGTGATGTCCAATGTGCTGGTGCAAAACAACGCTGAGTGCCTGTCTAGGGTGAGAGAAGCCCACATAACCTTACAACGCATCAGGGCAAACAGGACCTCTCTGTCTCGTCTCTGCAGCCCCCTTGCCCGGCCTCGCCTGCCTAATGCCATCCTGTTGTCCATTGGAGGCTGGAGCGGTGGTGACCCAACCAACGGCATAGAGGCGTATGATATCCGCGCTGACTACTGGATCAATGTGACAAACAACCACGAGCGTCCTCGTGCCTATCATGGCACCGCTTTCCTCAATGGGGATCTTTACTGTGTTGGCGGCTTTGACAGAGCGGAGCATTTCAACAGCGTGCGCAGGTTCGACCTTAGCTCACACACCTGGCATGAGGTGGCATCCATGTACTACCGCCGCTGCTATGTCAGCGTCACCGTGCTGAGTGGGTGCATCTATGCCATGGGAGGTTATGATGGTCATACACGACTCAGCACTGCAGAGCGCTACAGGCCCGAGACCAACCAGTGGAGTCTTATTGCTCCTATGCACGAACTCAGGAGCGACGCCAGCTGCACAACACTCAACAACAAG GTTTACATTTGTGGTGGTTTCAATGGAAACGAGTGCCTGCAAACAGCTGAATGTTACAGCCCAGAGACCAACCAATGGACGATGATCAGCCCCATGAACTCCCGGCGCAGTGGAATTGGAGTCATTGCATATGCAGATCATGTTTATGCA GTTGGTGGCTTTGATGGCACTGTCCGTTTGCAGagcgcagaggcatacaaccccCGGACCGACACCTGGCAGGATGTGGCCTCCATGTTAACCCCTCGCAGCAACTTTGGCATTGAAGTGCTCGACAATCTTCTCTTTGTTGCCGGGGGCTTCAACGGTTATACTACCTCCTATAACGTTGAGTACTATGACGCAATAACTGATGAGTGGAATGAGGCCTGCGACATGGACATTTACCGCAGCGCCCTGAGCTGCTGCGTGGTGTCCGGGCTCCCTAACACGGTCGACTATGTTATCCCTCGTAACGCTCTGCAGTTTTTCCGAACAGGTGATGAGGATGAGTCTGGTGAGTTTGTCGACGCAGAGGACGTGGTCTAA